The Deinococcus humi genome has a segment encoding these proteins:
- a CDS encoding VOC family protein produces MLNISSIVWGVGDLEKSMTFWTVALDYVPREEPEEDWVVLIPREGAGVQLALKLVTSPAARRHHMDLYAENQSAEVARLLSLGATRADWRYEPEADYVMLRDPEGNYFRIIQKNADWF; encoded by the coding sequence ATGCTGAACATTAGCTCCATCGTCTGGGGCGTGGGTGATCTGGAAAAGAGCATGACGTTCTGGACCGTCGCACTGGATTACGTACCCCGCGAAGAACCAGAGGAGGACTGGGTGGTGTTGATTCCGCGCGAGGGTGCTGGTGTTCAACTGGCCCTCAAGCTGGTCACCAGCCCAGCTGCTCGACGCCATCACATGGATCTTTATGCTGAGAATCAGTCGGCAGAAGTGGCACGACTGCTGTCACTCGGGGCTACGCGAGCAGATTGGCGCTATGAACCGGAAGCCGATTACGTGATGCTGAGAGATCCTGAAGGCAATTACTTCCGCATCATTCAAAAGAATGCGGATTGGTTCTAG